From the Gallaecimonas kandeliae genome, one window contains:
- a CDS encoding radical SAM protein, with product MFNLPYIQPLFRPPSEWRSLILQVTNGCSYNQCTFCDMYTAPQKRFRARKLEEIEAEIRAVAGSGVAVQRVFLADGDAMTLPVHRLQAICELIGKHLPGVRRISSYCLPRNLKNKSVDELKMLRALGLDLVYVGCESGDDEVLAGINKGETFESSKAALLKLGEAGIKRSVMILNGMGGAERSRQHALQSARLMNATQPEYLSTLVVSFPLGMDRVLAGFGGAFTPLAVPDLIDEQAWLLGELGLEQTIFRSDHASNYLVLKGTLGRDKAALLAQIERAREGLVPLRAEWQRGL from the coding sequence ATGTTCAACCTGCCTTATATCCAACCCCTGTTCCGGCCCCCCTCGGAATGGCGCTCCCTCATCCTCCAGGTCACCAACGGCTGCAGCTACAACCAGTGCACCTTCTGCGACATGTACACGGCGCCCCAGAAACGCTTCAGGGCCCGAAAACTTGAGGAGATCGAAGCGGAGATCCGGGCTGTGGCCGGCAGCGGCGTGGCGGTGCAGCGGGTGTTCCTGGCCGACGGCGACGCCATGACGCTGCCGGTTCATCGCCTGCAGGCCATCTGCGAGCTGATCGGCAAGCACCTGCCCGGCGTCAGGCGCATCAGCAGCTACTGCCTGCCGCGCAACCTCAAGAACAAGAGTGTCGATGAACTCAAGATGCTGCGGGCGCTTGGCCTCGATCTGGTCTATGTGGGCTGCGAGAGCGGTGACGACGAGGTGCTGGCCGGCATCAACAAGGGGGAGACCTTCGAGAGCTCCAAGGCGGCCTTGTTGAAGCTGGGGGAGGCGGGCATCAAGCGCTCCGTGATGATCCTGAACGGCATGGGCGGCGCCGAGCGCTCCCGCCAGCACGCCCTCCAGTCCGCTCGGCTGATGAACGCCACCCAGCCCGAATACCTGTCCACCCTGGTGGTGTCCTTCCCCTTGGGCATGGACAGGGTCCTGGCCGGATTTGGCGGCGCCTTCACGCCGCTGGCGGTGCCGGATCTCATCGACGAGCAGGCCTGGCTGCTGGGCGAGCTGGGCCTGGAACAGACGATTTTCCGCTCCGACCACGCTTCCAACTACCTGGTGCTCAAGGGCACCCTGGGCCGGGACAAGGCGGCGCTGCTGGCGCAGATCGAAAGGGCGCGAGAAGGCCTGGTGCCGCTCAGGGCGGAGTGGCAGCGGGGCCTCTGA
- a CDS encoding cold-shock protein translates to MSNQVKGTVKWFNDEKGFGFIEQEGGKDVFVHFSAINGNGRRTLAEGQQVTMVVTQGQKGPQAENVTPI, encoded by the coding sequence ATGTCAAATCAAGTGAAAGGCACCGTCAAGTGGTTCAATGACGAGAAAGGTTTCGGGTTCATTGAGCAGGAAGGCGGCAAGGACGTTTTCGTCCACTTCAGCGCCATCAACGGCAATGGCCGCCGCACCCTGGCCGAAGGCCAGCAGGTGACCATGGTGGTAACCCAGGGCCAGAAAGGTCCCCAGGCGGAAAACGTCACTCCTATCTAA
- a CDS encoding energy transducer TonB, which produces MMLLLSMLTSVQLFGKVQVSYPQTPAPWVRSEQTEPTYPLPLAKAGIRGCALFNVNIDKDGNTDKVQLVDAIPSRGLEKPAAQLIKGWHWIPSKEGKAQAASQQVRLDFCIDSQSEGKAKAQCLAQSQLKCHSGS; this is translated from the coding sequence ATGATGCTTTTGCTCTCCATGCTGACCTCGGTGCAACTTTTTGGAAAGGTACAGGTCAGCTATCCACAAACCCCAGCCCCCTGGGTGCGCAGTGAACAGACTGAACCCACTTATCCTCTACCGCTGGCAAAAGCCGGCATTCGTGGTTGCGCACTTTTTAACGTTAACATCGACAAAGACGGTAACACGGACAAGGTTCAGCTGGTGGACGCTATCCCCAGTCGCGGACTGGAGAAACCTGCCGCCCAGTTGATTAAGGGATGGCACTGGATACCGAGTAAAGAGGGCAAGGCGCAGGCCGCCTCACAACAGGTTCGGTTGGACTTCTGCATCGACAGTCAAAGTGAGGGTAAAGCCAAGGCTCAGTGTCTGGCACAATCCCAGCTAAAATGCCATTCAGGCAGCTGA
- a CDS encoding DUF3581 family protein — protein sequence MFLKDYHQDKPEGFAFTRAQASLFAKGVASDFNPIHDEDAKRFCVPGDLLFAMLVSKVGLHQKMRCNFSGMVGSEVTLHLECGQDHALIKDAAGKEYLDMAYSGELSRDEALIEHLIRRYVYFSGQNFPPILLPLMKDKGVMLNPARPLVMYQNMAIDLKRVDLKAPDIVFTGATLDVEGKRGNALLRFDFVEDGEVVGSGEKLMVLSGLVPYEQAEMDKMVAFYFERKAAFAA from the coding sequence ATGTTTTTAAAAGACTATCACCAGGATAAGCCGGAAGGTTTCGCTTTCACCCGGGCCCAGGCCAGCCTGTTCGCCAAAGGGGTGGCGTCCGACTTCAACCCCATCCACGACGAAGACGCCAAGCGCTTCTGCGTGCCGGGCGATCTGCTGTTCGCCATGCTGGTCAGCAAGGTTGGGCTGCACCAGAAGATGCGCTGCAACTTCAGCGGCATGGTGGGCAGCGAGGTCACGCTGCACCTGGAATGTGGCCAAGACCATGCCCTTATCAAGGACGCGGCCGGCAAGGAATACCTGGACATGGCTTACAGCGGCGAGTTGAGCCGGGACGAAGCGCTCATCGAGCATTTGATCCGCCGCTACGTCTATTTCTCCGGCCAGAACTTCCCGCCGATCCTGCTGCCGCTGATGAAGGACAAGGGCGTGATGCTCAACCCCGCCCGCCCGCTGGTGATGTACCAGAACATGGCGATTGACCTCAAACGGGTGGATCTCAAGGCCCCGGATATCGTCTTCACCGGCGCCACCCTGGATGTGGAAGGCAAACGTGGCAATGCCCTGCTGCGCTTCGACTTCGTCGAGGACGGCGAGGTGGTGGGCAGCGGCGAGAAGCTGATGGTGCTGTCCGGCCTGGTGCCCTATGAGCAGGCCGAGATGGACAAGATGGTGGCCTTCTACTTCGAACGAAAGGCCGCCTTCGCCGCCTGA
- a CDS encoding DNA ligase, giving the protein MKTFILICCLLCQAALAEVQLANQYHQGVDLSQYWVSEKLDGIRGVWTGRKLLSKAGKPLTAPAWFTQALPPVPLDGELWTGRSAFAEVAAIVLDDEPDDNAWHKVHYLIFDMPGEPGPFDERLKAMNKLIPAQKLPWLEVITQFKVKDQADLMARLEAVLAKGGEGLMLHKGSAAYHGGRDDDLLKLKPYQDMEGTVIAVLPGKGKYQGMMGSLVLKLDNGVEFRLGTGFSDAERRQPPAPGTRVTFQYNGLTQSGKPRFARFLRVRPTGS; this is encoded by the coding sequence ATGAAAACCTTCATCCTGATCTGTTGCCTGCTCTGCCAAGCGGCCCTGGCCGAGGTGCAGCTGGCCAACCAATACCATCAAGGGGTCGACCTCTCCCAATACTGGGTCAGCGAAAAGCTGGACGGGATCCGGGGTGTCTGGACGGGCCGGAAGCTGCTGAGCAAGGCCGGCAAGCCATTGACGGCACCGGCCTGGTTCACCCAGGCCCTGCCGCCTGTGCCGCTGGATGGGGAGCTTTGGACGGGGCGCAGCGCCTTTGCCGAGGTGGCGGCCATAGTCCTTGACGACGAACCCGACGACAACGCCTGGCACAAGGTCCATTACCTGATCTTCGACATGCCAGGCGAGCCTGGTCCCTTCGACGAACGGCTCAAGGCCATGAACAAGCTCATCCCCGCCCAAAAGCTGCCCTGGCTCGAGGTCATCACCCAGTTCAAGGTCAAGGACCAGGCCGACCTCATGGCCAGGCTTGAGGCGGTACTGGCCAAGGGCGGCGAGGGCCTGATGCTTCACAAGGGCAGCGCCGCCTACCATGGCGGCCGGGACGACGATCTGCTCAAACTCAAGCCCTACCAGGACATGGAAGGGACGGTCATCGCCGTGCTGCCTGGCAAGGGCAAGTACCAGGGGATGATGGGCTCACTGGTGCTGAAACTGGACAACGGTGTGGAGTTTCGCCTCGGCACCGGCTTCAGTGATGCCGAGCGGCGCCAGCCACCGGCCCCGGGGACCAGGGTGACCTTCCAATACAACGGCCTGACCCAAAGCGGCAAGCCGCGCTTCGCCCGTTTCCTGAGGGTAAGGCCAACGGGGAGCTGA
- a CDS encoding MFS transporter → MPRRAATAIIFIGFCLLGMVFILWGILLPNMAASLAMDEVVSGAFFTLISAGSLLGAFLAGKYVQKFDFLALFASLSAAVSGLLLGLSWVTQWGWLLVGAFWVGLVSAVLFTIGHTLIARLHLARRSAMMGLMDFMFSLGTLLAPFYVSALYLWQHDWRWPLRLLALALLLLAAFSWRTARQAKQLPPLPGSASRQSLSYGEALRHKAFLLLALAGFGYGAVEFGNGNWFVSYAQQGRGLEGDEARFVFAFFTAGMVLSRLGFSSLLRFFAPWQLMRLLAGMMLLGALVIKLGAASVALSTGNLLLGLGLGGLFPLLLSSAMDMDSDKGPVLSGLISIGASLGVQAASFGTGLWAHYAPLATAFWTLPLGALWLAAFVWRYSSQVRPAEGQ, encoded by the coding sequence ATGCCGCGCCGCGCTGCCACCGCCATCATCTTCATCGGTTTCTGCCTGCTGGGGATGGTCTTCATCCTCTGGGGCATACTGCTGCCGAACATGGCGGCGAGCCTGGCCATGGACGAGGTGGTCAGTGGCGCCTTCTTCACCCTGATCTCCGCCGGCTCCTTGCTGGGGGCCTTCCTGGCCGGCAAGTACGTGCAGAAGTTCGATTTCCTGGCCCTGTTTGCCTCCCTTAGTGCGGCTGTCAGCGGCTTGCTGCTGGGGCTGTCCTGGGTGACCCAGTGGGGCTGGTTGCTGGTGGGGGCCTTCTGGGTGGGGTTGGTCAGCGCCGTGCTCTTCACCATAGGCCACACCCTGATCGCCCGGCTGCACCTGGCCAGGCGCTCGGCCATGATGGGGCTGATGGACTTCATGTTCAGCCTCGGCACATTGCTGGCCCCCTTCTATGTTTCGGCTCTTTATCTCTGGCAGCACGACTGGCGCTGGCCGCTGCGGTTGCTGGCCCTGGCCTTGTTGCTGCTGGCCGCCTTCAGCTGGCGTACGGCCCGCCAGGCCAAACAGCTGCCCCCCTTGCCGGGAAGCGCCTCCCGCCAGAGCCTGTCCTACGGCGAGGCGCTGCGCCACAAAGCCTTCCTGCTGCTGGCCCTGGCCGGCTTCGGCTATGGCGCCGTGGAGTTTGGCAACGGCAACTGGTTTGTCAGCTATGCCCAGCAGGGCCGGGGGCTGGAGGGGGACGAGGCCCGTTTCGTCTTCGCTTTTTTCACGGCCGGCATGGTGCTGAGCCGCCTGGGCTTCTCATCGCTGCTGCGCTTTTTCGCGCCGTGGCAGTTGATGCGGCTTTTGGCGGGGATGATGCTGCTGGGGGCCTTGGTCATCAAGCTGGGGGCGGCGTCCGTGGCGCTGTCGACCGGCAACCTGCTGCTGGGCCTGGGGCTGGGAGGCCTGTTCCCGCTGCTGTTGTCGTCGGCCATGGACATGGACAGCGACAAGGGCCCTGTGCTGTCGGGGCTCATCTCCATCGGCGCTTCCCTTGGGGTCCAGGCCGCCTCCTTCGGCACCGGCCTCTGGGCCCATTATGCGCCCCTGGCCACCGCCTTCTGGACACTGCCCCTGGGGGCGTTGTGGCTGGCGGCCTTCGTCTGGCGCTACAGCAGCCAGGTGAGGCCGGCCGAAGGTCAATGA
- a CDS encoding putative 4-hydroxy-4-methyl-2-oxoglutarate aldolase, producing MLDLLPDLCDSHGDKLALLDLPLRDLGGKACFFGQVVTVSCFEDNSRVKELLAGQGQGKVLVVDGGGSLRQALMGDLIAQSAVDNGWAGVVIHGAIRDAGTLATLALGVKALGTTPFKTARRGLGETQVSLELGGLTIKPGQWLYADLNGVVLSDLPLH from the coding sequence ATGCTGGACCTGTTACCCGACCTTTGCGACAGCCACGGCGACAAGCTGGCGCTGCTGGATCTGCCCTTGCGGGATCTCGGCGGCAAGGCCTGCTTCTTCGGCCAGGTGGTGACGGTGAGCTGCTTCGAGGACAACTCCAGGGTCAAGGAACTGCTGGCAGGCCAGGGTCAGGGCAAGGTGCTGGTGGTGGACGGCGGCGGCTCCTTGCGCCAGGCCTTGATGGGAGACCTCATCGCCCAGAGCGCCGTGGACAACGGCTGGGCCGGGGTGGTGATCCATGGCGCCATCCGCGACGCCGGCACCCTCGCCACCTTGGCGCTGGGGGTCAAGGCCCTGGGCACCACGCCCTTTAAGACGGCGCGGCGCGGCCTGGGAGAAACCCAAGTTTCCCTTGAGCTGGGCGGCCTGACCATCAAACCCGGCCAGTGGCTCTACGCCGACCTCAACGGTGTGGTGCTGAGCGACTTGCCCCTTCATTGA
- a CDS encoding putative quinol monooxygenase: MSKKVYCIASFEPKPGKDKELFRVLQALEADTLREDGCLQYRLTRQIPSPFAEGSSKPLVFNEIWADMVSFEAHCQRRDIGAFFEAQCLSPDGLVASYNVCVYSDEPEDYDAPALA; encoded by the coding sequence ATGTCCAAGAAGGTTTATTGCATCGCCAGTTTCGAGCCCAAGCCGGGCAAGGACAAGGAGCTGTTCCGGGTATTGCAGGCCCTGGAGGCCGACACCCTGCGCGAGGACGGCTGCCTGCAATACCGCCTGACCCGCCAGATCCCCAGCCCCTTCGCCGAAGGCAGCAGCAAGCCACTGGTTTTCAATGAGATCTGGGCAGACATGGTCAGCTTCGAGGCCCATTGCCAGCGCCGCGACATTGGCGCCTTCTTCGAGGCCCAGTGCCTGAGCCCTGACGGCCTGGTGGCCAGCTACAACGTCTGCGTCTACTCCGACGAGCCCGAAGATTACGACGCCCCAGCGCTCGCTTGA